A single Crateriforma conspicua DNA region contains:
- a CDS encoding tyrosine-type recombinase/integrase has product MSQSTKANRRPRRVENKKYPGLTYVYRSSQKPFWRKRYRGNEYHFRILDGETVQDSYRRCLDEWKQKKIAIDAEAQPYAKDQKKWEELLSDLQEDELALAKRDDANVRWDNGVRESGGTHDDGDLAKAARVRDKLEYVQMQIEIVKDFIDQRLRYDEKQVSFLFEPKNVYVKHSKLKERCPREKSIAGYIDRFLAAKREDVEKGKIQPTRYDPIRRSLDLLAELVDCDQAVATIDGEFLYRYYDALKARVEDKSIKFNETTARLRLQGVKQFVGWLATRDVIVRPSVLGTRELSFSAGTPEVVIFPDEELAILFGEADDRMRLYMLLMLNCGFQQTDIANLKQSEIDWENGYVTRQRSKTSKHHAGSVPMVVYQLWPETFKLLKQFRSKDKEWALVNRKGGQLVVSEIGKDGKVKKIDNIKSHWNRLVNKLRTRSESPVKIRGALKAFRKTSATKLYHHSEHREWRDHFLGHSASRSMADDKYVDHSKPVPDFDKAVNWLGSQLTSSGVIR; this is encoded by the coding sequence AATGAATACCACTTCCGCATCCTCGACGGCGAAACAGTGCAGGACTCCTACCGCCGATGCCTCGACGAGTGGAAACAAAAGAAAATCGCAATCGATGCGGAAGCCCAGCCATACGCTAAAGACCAAAAGAAGTGGGAGGAACTTTTAAGCGACTTGCAGGAGGACGAACTGGCTCTTGCGAAACGAGATGACGCTAACGTTCGCTGGGATAACGGGGTGCGTGAAAGCGGCGGAACACACGATGACGGCGATTTAGCCAAAGCCGCTCGTGTCCGAGACAAACTGGAATACGTCCAAATGCAAATTGAGATCGTCAAAGACTTCATCGATCAGCGACTCCGGTACGATGAAAAGCAAGTCTCTTTCTTGTTCGAACCGAAGAACGTTTACGTTAAGCACTCAAAGCTGAAAGAACGATGCCCGCGTGAAAAATCGATCGCCGGGTACATCGATCGCTTCTTAGCTGCCAAACGCGAAGACGTCGAAAAGGGAAAAATTCAGCCGACGCGATACGATCCAATTCGTCGCTCATTGGATCTGTTGGCAGAACTCGTAGATTGCGACCAAGCGGTCGCAACAATCGACGGCGAGTTCCTGTATCGATATTACGACGCCTTGAAAGCCCGCGTTGAGGACAAGTCGATCAAGTTCAATGAAACGACGGCTCGTCTGCGATTGCAAGGTGTCAAGCAATTCGTCGGATGGCTTGCCACACGGGATGTCATTGTCCGGCCAAGCGTGCTCGGCACGCGTGAATTGTCATTCAGTGCAGGCACACCGGAGGTCGTCATTTTTCCCGATGAAGAACTAGCAATCCTTTTCGGAGAGGCCGACGATCGAATGCGGCTTTACATGCTCCTGATGCTGAACTGCGGATTTCAGCAGACCGACATCGCCAATCTAAAACAAAGCGAGATCGACTGGGAAAATGGCTACGTCACGCGTCAACGATCCAAAACATCGAAGCATCACGCAGGAAGCGTTCCGATGGTCGTTTACCAATTGTGGCCGGAAACGTTCAAACTGCTAAAGCAATTCAGATCGAAGGACAAGGAATGGGCTTTGGTCAACCGCAAGGGTGGGCAACTGGTGGTGAGCGAGATTGGGAAAGATGGAAAGGTCAAGAAGATCGACAACATTAAGAGCCACTGGAACCGACTCGTCAACAAGCTGAGAACCCGCTCCGAATCCCCTGTGAAGATCCGGGGAGCCTTGAAAGCATTCCGGAAAACCTCTGCGACGAAACTCTATCACCACTCCGAGCATCGAGAGTGGCGTGACCATTTTCTGGGTCATTCGGCCTCACGAAGCATGGCTGACGACAAATACGTCGACCATAGCAAGCCGGTTCCTGACTTCGATAAAGCAGTGAATTGGCTTGGTAGCCAGTTGACCAGTAGTGGAGTTATACGCTAG